The following coding sequences lie in one Myxococcus xanthus genomic window:
- a CDS encoding terminase large subunit domain-containing protein produces MRSFLLKGSWAKFAEGLAPHESPASRMVQTVGSRAQLAKLFGGLDDKEVELLVYDLDFWARREQSPPDKFSTCFVMAGRGFGKTWCGARWVIKKAWQAKSVGALVGPTAADVRDTMIRGASGILALSPPWFTPKYEPSKRRVTWPNGVYAICYSADKPDRLRGPNAGWGWGDEPASWKHDMAAVDQLPLVLRIGSREDPPQLLLTGTPRPLKKIEELLFANAETQELKPGVVLRTGSSLSNFANLAPSAVANMRALANTRWGQQEVLGRLLFDVPGAIFGSAKWGRVEADAHEYAQQLDRRIVSVDPSPTSETGSDETGIIVQGCKSSALFGADGVPLKRVSVLADLSRRASPREWATTAIRAYLEWGCDALVVEVNTGGEMVETLISTVAGEMGVSVNVKPVRATSAKSKRAEPVSALAEAGRVEFVGTFPKLEAQLSKFTGINGRRDDRADAFCWGVHDLVFVEQFFAV; encoded by the coding sequence ATGCGTAGTTTTTTGTTGAAGGGCTCATGGGCGAAGTTCGCCGAGGGGCTCGCGCCGCACGAGTCCCCCGCGTCGCGGATGGTGCAAACGGTCGGCTCCCGCGCGCAGCTCGCGAAGCTCTTCGGCGGGCTCGACGACAAGGAAGTCGAGCTGCTCGTTTACGACCTCGACTTCTGGGCGCGTCGCGAGCAGTCGCCCCCGGACAAGTTCTCGACGTGCTTCGTCATGGCCGGGCGCGGCTTCGGGAAGACGTGGTGCGGCGCGCGCTGGGTCATCAAAAAGGCGTGGCAGGCGAAGAGCGTCGGGGCCCTCGTCGGCCCGACTGCGGCGGACGTGCGCGACACCATGATTCGCGGCGCGTCCGGCATCCTCGCCCTGTCGCCTCCCTGGTTTACCCCCAAGTACGAACCCAGCAAGCGCCGCGTGACGTGGCCCAACGGCGTCTATGCCATCTGCTACTCGGCGGATAAGCCCGACCGGCTGCGCGGTCCGAATGCCGGATGGGGTTGGGGGGATGAACCGGCGTCCTGGAAACACGACATGGCCGCGGTCGATCAGCTCCCGCTCGTGTTGCGCATCGGCTCGCGAGAGGACCCGCCGCAGCTCCTCCTCACCGGGACGCCGCGCCCGCTGAAGAAGATTGAAGAGCTGCTCTTCGCCAACGCGGAGACGCAGGAACTCAAGCCGGGCGTGGTGCTTCGCACGGGCTCTTCGCTGAGCAACTTCGCGAACCTGGCGCCGTCAGCCGTGGCGAACATGCGGGCGCTGGCGAACACCCGCTGGGGACAGCAAGAGGTTCTCGGGCGTCTGCTCTTCGACGTGCCCGGGGCCATCTTCGGGTCGGCGAAGTGGGGCCGCGTGGAGGCAGACGCGCACGAGTACGCGCAGCAGTTGGACAGGCGCATCGTCAGCGTGGACCCGAGCCCGACGAGCGAAACCGGCTCGGACGAAACGGGCATCATCGTCCAGGGGTGCAAGTCGAGCGCGCTCTTCGGTGCCGACGGCGTGCCGCTCAAGCGCGTTTCGGTGCTGGCCGACCTGTCGCGCCGGGCCAGTCCCCGCGAGTGGGCGACGACGGCCATTCGGGCCTATCTCGAATGGGGATGCGACGCGCTCGTCGTCGAGGTGAACACGGGCGGGGAGATGGTGGAAACGCTCATCAGCACCGTCGCGGGCGAGATGGGCGTCAGCGTCAACGTGAAGCCCGTGCGGGCGACGAGCGCGAAGAGCAAGCGCGCCGAGCCGGTGTCCGCCCTGGCCGAAGCGGGCCGCGTCGAGTTCGTCGGGACGTTCCCGAAGCTCGAAGCGCAGCTCAGCAAATTCACGGGGATTAACGGGCGTCGCGACGACAGGGCCGACGCCTTCTGTTGGGGCGTTCACGACCTTGTCTTCGTCGAACAGTTCTTCGCGGTGTGA
- a CDS encoding virulence-associated E family protein: protein MSHTHDTTRLPALRLKVAFYASAQDNVPQGAELSWPELSSKLVAHRRSQCPTSPCVRGCPAKNGPAWSPVDIVERRRSENVRAVTVAVFDLDHLTAAQLACLDAVERHGLAFAAHSTHSNRPPDDYCLRLVMPLSRPVLPREWPSVREAAIRMLGLPADPATKDLARIYYLPDAPVGAEPYAASGDGAPLDVDTLLAMSRAGLPTVAAPVPSTKPEEPADLYELRALLRRIRKPEHLAIVRRALAGEPLSAVGEQDTTLNTLMSCAAFVLPLSTPEAVVIELFRASFAATNWREGTEHLCEQAVLKLRRHRERRKARDAARLADNTSIWEALGSRASESTSSDGPGFEEDTPDPDAWMKELFLDITKDTRRQIRNCEANVAIVLSKSPEWRGVFRFNEVTKKLEVEDGPLGPSVDIETLDVLVANWIQLSKYGRLGLMPKAHVVAQQILAVAKSNSYDPVADYLAGLVWDGTPRLDGMLATYFGAQGDARYLQAVGAKFAISAVARALRPGCKVDTVMILEGPQGLRKSTAFSILGGRYFSDAPIDVTSRDSAMLASQFWFIELAELSTFRKSEDQALKAFITRTEDTYRPPYGRSNVQAPRRCVFVGTTNDDDYLRDPTGQRRFWPVKCSRIDTDALKRDRDQIWAEAVVRFHQGEDWWLSNEEAAGAEQQAALRMENVGDSRKEVILRWILEMPPEKRPSDVTLLHVGIEAFALHQAQVDHRISREIGAALKSLGFTRGQRRMGDGKRPLVYYIPDELRNAPTEKRG, encoded by the coding sequence ATGAGCCACACGCACGACACCACACGCCTGCCCGCCCTTCGGCTGAAAGTCGCCTTCTACGCGTCCGCCCAGGACAACGTCCCCCAAGGCGCTGAGCTGTCCTGGCCCGAACTGTCTTCGAAGCTCGTCGCCCACCGTCGCAGTCAGTGCCCCACGTCGCCGTGCGTCCGTGGCTGCCCCGCGAAGAATGGCCCCGCCTGGAGCCCTGTCGACATCGTCGAGCGACGCCGCTCGGAGAACGTGCGCGCCGTCACGGTGGCCGTCTTCGACCTGGACCACCTGACGGCGGCGCAGCTCGCATGCCTCGACGCCGTCGAGCGCCATGGACTCGCCTTCGCCGCCCACTCGACGCACAGCAACCGCCCACCCGACGACTACTGCCTGCGGCTGGTGATGCCGCTGTCCCGGCCCGTGCTGCCGCGCGAGTGGCCGTCCGTGCGCGAGGCCGCAATCCGCATGCTCGGACTCCCCGCCGACCCGGCAACGAAGGACCTGGCTCGCATCTACTACCTACCGGATGCGCCCGTGGGTGCGGAGCCCTACGCCGCCAGTGGAGACGGAGCGCCCCTCGACGTCGACACGCTGCTCGCCATGTCCCGGGCTGGACTCCCCACGGTGGCGGCCCCGGTGCCTTCCACGAAGCCCGAGGAACCCGCCGACCTCTACGAGCTGCGGGCCCTCTTGCGTCGCATCCGCAAGCCCGAGCACCTCGCCATCGTCCGCCGCGCCCTTGCCGGTGAGCCCCTGTCCGCCGTCGGCGAGCAGGACACGACGCTGAACACGCTGATGTCGTGCGCGGCCTTCGTCCTGCCACTGTCCACCCCCGAAGCCGTCGTCATCGAGCTGTTCCGCGCGTCCTTCGCTGCAACGAACTGGAGAGAGGGCACCGAGCATTTGTGCGAGCAAGCCGTCCTCAAGCTGCGGCGTCATCGCGAGCGCCGGAAGGCACGGGATGCCGCACGGCTCGCGGACAACACGTCCATCTGGGAAGCCCTGGGCAGTCGCGCATCTGAATCCACGTCGAGCGACGGCCCGGGATTCGAGGAGGACACTCCCGACCCCGACGCGTGGATGAAGGAACTCTTTCTCGACATCACGAAGGACACCCGACGGCAGATTCGAAATTGCGAAGCGAACGTCGCCATCGTGCTCAGCAAGTCGCCCGAGTGGCGCGGCGTCTTCCGCTTCAACGAAGTCACGAAGAAGTTGGAGGTGGAGGACGGCCCCCTCGGCCCCAGCGTGGACATTGAGACGCTCGACGTCCTGGTAGCTAACTGGATTCAGCTCAGCAAGTACGGGCGACTCGGGCTGATGCCGAAGGCGCACGTCGTCGCGCAGCAGATCCTCGCCGTCGCGAAGAGCAACAGCTATGACCCGGTCGCCGACTACCTCGCGGGACTCGTCTGGGACGGAACGCCACGGCTCGACGGGATGCTCGCGACGTACTTCGGCGCGCAGGGGGATGCTCGATACCTCCAGGCCGTCGGCGCGAAGTTCGCCATCTCGGCGGTTGCGCGTGCCCTGCGTCCCGGATGCAAGGTCGACACGGTCATGATTCTGGAGGGGCCCCAGGGCCTGCGGAAGTCGACGGCGTTCAGCATCCTTGGGGGCCGGTACTTCAGCGACGCGCCCATCGACGTCACCAGCAGGGACAGCGCGATGCTGGCCTCTCAGTTCTGGTTCATCGAACTGGCCGAGCTGAGCACGTTTCGCAAGAGCGAGGACCAGGCGCTCAAGGCGTTCATCACTCGGACGGAGGACACCTACCGGCCACCCTACGGACGTTCCAACGTGCAGGCCCCGCGACGCTGCGTCTTCGTCGGCACAACCAACGATGACGACTACCTGCGCGACCCCACAGGACAGAGGCGCTTCTGGCCGGTGAAGTGCAGCCGCATCGACACCGACGCCCTCAAGCGCGACCGCGACCAAATCTGGGCCGAAGCCGTCGTGCGCTTCCACCAAGGTGAGGACTGGTGGCTGAGCAACGAGGAGGCGGCAGGGGCCGAGCAGCAGGCCGCGCTGCGTATGGAGAACGTGGGGGACAGCCGGAAGGAAGTCATCCTGCGGTGGATTCTGGAGATGCCACCCGAAAAGCGCCCCTCGGACGTGACACTTCTCCATGTGGGCATCGAAGCTTTCGCGCTCCACCAAGCGCAGGTTGACCACCGGATCTCACGGGAAATCGGAGCGGCCTTGAAGTCGCTGGGCTTCACCCGTGGCCAGCGTCGGATGGGAGACGGGAAGCGCCCGCTCGTCTACTACATCCCGGACGAACTGCGGAACGCCCCCACGGAGAAGCGTGGGTAG
- a CDS encoding PD-(D/E)XK nuclease family protein, translating into MTPSSNVPSNSPSVIAGVIQRLSVSQLKRHKLCPRAWFFQKVIRVPEPSTGAQQVGTEGHAQLEHFLSTGEDVLGTFARAGAHLLPTPGPDLLIEQPLDGEPPLMAGGIPFTGFIDLVDARRLASDGVLRITDHKFTSNVATNAASAEQLADADTEPGLQMVGYGAWALSQVERFPGLRTLELEHLYYQTRGQRLAASVVATVPAEHVEREWQTKVEPQVEAMKEHAQAARASDVPANYGPACGKYGGCPFMAKCLTGENKTMSLRDKLLNKASESAPLTVAAVERNATELPAVLPPDAPAPTPVQTAPEVAQATEQPAPKRRGRPRKVAESEQPTDAAPSPASALRVLFVDCIPTTFDGPTPESLTSYVDTMHRKVAGAGGVDDVRFAGSDSALGFGKWRGALAMAARAELPAPGSYVALGVAQSELMQVIVEALEPAFDVVVRGVR; encoded by the coding sequence GTGACGCCCTCCAGCAACGTTCCCAGCAACAGCCCCTCGGTCATCGCCGGGGTCATCCAGCGCCTCAGCGTCTCCCAGCTCAAGCGCCACAAGCTGTGCCCGCGCGCATGGTTCTTTCAAAAGGTCATACGCGTCCCCGAGCCCAGCACGGGAGCGCAGCAGGTTGGCACAGAAGGACACGCCCAGCTTGAGCATTTCCTGTCGACGGGTGAAGACGTGCTGGGCACGTTCGCCAGGGCAGGCGCCCATCTACTGCCCACGCCCGGTCCCGACCTGCTCATCGAGCAGCCCCTCGACGGTGAGCCGCCACTGATGGCGGGCGGCATCCCCTTCACCGGATTCATCGACCTCGTGGACGCTCGACGACTCGCCTCTGACGGCGTCCTTCGCATCACCGACCACAAGTTCACCAGCAACGTCGCGACGAATGCCGCGAGCGCCGAGCAGCTCGCCGACGCCGACACCGAACCCGGCTTGCAGATGGTCGGATATGGCGCGTGGGCGCTCAGCCAGGTTGAGCGCTTCCCGGGACTGCGCACGCTGGAGCTCGAACACCTCTACTACCAGACCCGGGGACAACGCCTTGCCGCGTCCGTCGTCGCAACGGTGCCCGCCGAGCACGTCGAGCGCGAGTGGCAGACAAAGGTCGAGCCCCAGGTCGAAGCGATGAAGGAGCACGCGCAAGCAGCCCGCGCTTCCGACGTGCCCGCGAACTACGGCCCCGCCTGCGGCAAGTACGGCGGATGTCCGTTCATGGCGAAGTGCCTCACAGGAGAGAACAAGACGATGTCCCTGCGCGACAAGCTGCTCAACAAGGCTTCCGAGTCCGCCCCCCTTACCGTTGCCGCGGTCGAGCGCAACGCCACGGAGCTGCCCGCCGTTCTTCCCCCGGACGCGCCCGCACCTACGCCCGTGCAGACGGCTCCAGAGGTCGCCCAGGCCACTGAGCAGCCCGCGCCGAAGCGTCGCGGTCGCCCTCGCAAGGTGGCCGAGTCCGAGCAGCCCACCGACGCGGCCCCGTCGCCTGCGAGTGCGCTTCGGGTGCTCTTCGTCGACTGCATCCCGACGACCTTCGACGGACCGACGCCCGAGTCGCTTACGAGCTACGTCGACACCATGCATCGCAAGGTGGCCGGAGCGGGCGGCGTCGACGACGTGCGCTTCGCGGGCTCCGACTCGGCGCTCGGGTTCGGCAAGTGGCGCGGGGCGCTGGCCATGGCGGCGCGCGCCGAGCTGCCCGCACCCGGCAGCTACGTCGCGCTCGGGGTTGCCCAGTCGGAGCTGATGCAGGTCATCGTCGAGGCGCTCGAACCGGCGTTCGACGTGGTCGTTCGCGGCGTCCGCTAA
- a CDS encoding c-type cytochrome, whose protein sequence is MRWQQKSALHSTVSAVTTATLAVALYAGAAQAESFSRGNVENGDKLFKARCTQCHTANKGGPNKQGPNLYGIFERKSGSVPGYAYTDAMKNADIIWSQQTLFGYLENPKKYVPKSKMAFPGFKSAEERNDVIAYLEAVAK, encoded by the coding sequence ATGCGTTGGCAGCAAAAAAGTGCATTACATTCAACAGTCTCGGCTGTGACGACTGCGACGTTGGCGGTGGCCCTTTACGCAGGGGCCGCTCAAGCTGAGTCATTCTCTCGTGGCAACGTTGAGAATGGAGATAAGCTATTCAAAGCCCGCTGTACTCAGTGCCATACGGCCAACAAAGGTGGGCCCAACAAGCAAGGCCCCAATCTGTACGGAATTTTCGAACGCAAGTCGGGCTCAGTGCCCGGTTACGCCTACACGGATGCAATGAAGAACGCAGACATCATCTGGAGCCAACAGACCTTGTTCGGCTATCTGGAGAATCCAAAGAAATACGTGCCGAAATCTAAAATGGCATTTCCCGGCTTCAAGAGCGCCGAGGAACGAAACGACGTCATCGCATACTTGGAGGCAGTGGCGAAGTAG
- the istB gene encoding IS21-like element helper ATPase IstB codes for MNLVEITRALTTLRLSGMAQAVEARILQAQAEKLAPLDFLSALVNDELTRRSDSFIQRRLKQGAFRDAGKTLDGFDFDFNKKMNRRLVFELATGGFVERREDALFLGPPGTGKSHIAQALGRAVIQSQGHRVLYREAHHLLEELAEASLEGTRRQKLDALTGAPLLIIDDLGMRKLPATAAEDLLELIMRRYEKASTLITSNRPVEDWGKLLGDNAAVAAMLDRLLHHAHVVQFGPRSWRTKGAMELRTSESAG; via the coding sequence ATGAATCTCGTCGAAATCACCCGCGCCCTCACCACCTTGCGCCTGTCCGGCATGGCCCAGGCCGTCGAGGCCCGCATCCTCCAGGCGCAAGCCGAGAAGCTCGCTCCACTCGACTTCCTCTCCGCCCTCGTCAACGACGAGTTGACTCGCAGAAGCGACAGCTTCATCCAACGCCGCCTCAAGCAGGGCGCCTTCCGCGACGCGGGCAAGACGCTCGACGGCTTCGACTTCGACTTCAACAAGAAGATGAATCGCCGCCTCGTCTTCGAGCTGGCCACCGGCGGCTTCGTGGAGCGGCGCGAGGACGCGCTCTTCCTTGGCCCTCCAGGCACCGGCAAGAGTCACATCGCCCAGGCCCTCGGCCGCGCCGTCATCCAGTCCCAGGGCCATCGCGTCCTCTACCGCGAGGCGCACCACCTGCTCGAGGAGCTCGCCGAAGCAAGCCTCGAAGGCACCCGACGCCAGAAGCTCGATGCGCTCACCGGCGCGCCTCTGCTCATCATCGATGACCTCGGCATGCGCAAGCTGCCGGCCACCGCCGCCGAGGACCTGCTCGAGCTCATCATGCGCCGCTACGAGAAGGCTTCCACCCTCATCACCTCCAACCGGCCAGTGGAGGACTGGGGGAAGCTCTTGGGGGACAACGCCGCCGTGGCCGCCATGCTCGACCGTCTGCTGCACCATGCCCACGTCGTCCAATTCGGTCCCCGCAGCTGGCGCACCAAGGGGGCCATGGAGTTGCGGACCTCCGAGTCCGCGGGGTAG
- a CDS encoding GTP pyrophosphokinase, producing MSLVGRATPGKCVRFREVFRGSAQQNASTPRFFSEFFESGGAPSKPGFRRRQKIRTGGVRALQAHQKNNHATQRHKLRTGRIQARVELARNEAILKTTPRRLYTMTKMKTKTPPPKSISGKASIKAYESLRPQLEAYNKKLGDLLAELMNNNKIKVQSLEHRTKSIDSFSEKISRPGKRYSNPIKQMTDLSGHRIIVYYTDDIDKVSEIIQSEFAIDIKASVDKRDELAPNEFGYLSKHYIVSLKEPRASLAEWKAYAGFKVEIQLRSVLQHAWAAIEHSLQYKADTDVPISSRRQLSRLSGLFELADQEFSALRAAQQRLAITTREAFDKGANDIEVNAVTMLEYINQSRLLDEILKMAINAGFTPANEQDARDKDKADKHSISGIVQIAKEGRIGFGDFQSRLRSNKKTIKIFFQEVFKASEIPWIVTKPFALLMACCLIFRELITKEMLGRLGWNLEIAEIVLSAARRSSS from the coding sequence GTGAGTTTGGTTGGTCGCGCCACACCCGGTAAATGCGTGCGGTTTCGCGAAGTTTTTCGGGGGAGCGCTCAACAAAACGCATCGACCCCACGGTTTTTCTCAGAATTTTTCGAAAGTGGGGGCGCTCCGAGCAAGCCAGGATTCCGCCGCAGACAGAAAATCCGGACGGGCGGGGTGCGCGCTTTACAGGCACATCAAAAAAACAACCACGCCACCCAACGTCACAAACTACGCACTGGCCGAATCCAAGCTAGAGTAGAACTGGCTCGAAATGAAGCCATACTCAAGACCACACCGCGCAGGCTCTACACCATGACGAAGATGAAGACCAAGACTCCCCCCCCAAAGAGCATCTCCGGAAAAGCCTCCATTAAGGCGTACGAAAGTCTTCGCCCGCAGCTCGAAGCCTACAACAAGAAACTAGGGGACCTTCTTGCAGAGTTGATGAATAACAACAAAATCAAAGTTCAGTCCCTTGAGCATCGCACGAAATCCATCGACAGCTTCAGCGAAAAAATCAGTCGCCCCGGGAAGAGATACTCAAATCCAATCAAGCAAATGACCGATCTAAGCGGCCACCGAATCATCGTCTACTACACGGACGACATCGATAAAGTATCCGAAATCATTCAAAGCGAATTCGCCATCGACATAAAAGCATCGGTCGACAAGCGGGACGAACTGGCTCCCAACGAATTTGGATACCTGTCAAAACACTACATCGTCTCCCTCAAGGAACCAAGGGCATCGCTTGCTGAGTGGAAAGCGTATGCCGGTTTTAAGGTCGAAATTCAACTAAGAAGTGTGTTGCAACATGCCTGGGCGGCAATAGAACACTCACTGCAGTACAAGGCTGACACCGACGTCCCCATCAGTTCTCGGCGCCAACTATCCAGACTCTCGGGGCTATTTGAACTAGCCGACCAGGAATTCTCTGCTCTTCGCGCAGCACAACAACGCCTCGCAATCACAACACGAGAGGCATTCGACAAGGGGGCAAACGACATAGAAGTCAACGCAGTCACAATGCTTGAATACATCAACCAGTCGAGGCTTTTGGATGAAATCCTCAAGATGGCCATCAATGCAGGATTCACTCCTGCCAACGAACAGGATGCTAGAGACAAGGACAAGGCAGACAAGCATAGCATCTCCGGGATCGTTCAAATCGCCAAGGAAGGACGAATCGGATTCGGCGATTTCCAGTCCCGTCTGCGCAGCAACAAGAAAACAATAAAAATATTCTTTCAGGAGGTCTTCAAGGCAAGCGAAATCCCCTGGATAGTGACAAAGCCATTCGCACTACTAATGGCGTGCTGTCTCATCTTCAGAGAACTAATCACCAAGGAAATGCTCGGACGTCTGGGCTGGAACCTTGAAATTGCCGAGATAGTCCTCTCTGCAGCCCGAAGAAGCTCTTCCTGA
- a CDS encoding sigma-70 family RNA polymerase sigma factor — translation MSLILSARASGNAVLDRRLSAELLDSVKPLIRRIVGALLPIAGSLSPDDLAQVASMAMLRAVSKYDATRGRQSFGQVAYFRARAACEQYARLHGTDVHLSDGAHKRRTVRSLHSNEGNVVRVHRMDMPSHFSDGASADDSWVDELESALREMSCLEPDGYTPEAELLAAERRALVFDAVRRLAPEQRELVSRVFGLNRPAQSVRSVAEAWGAPKSRVDRMLARALDELRELVVCSGKR, via the coding sequence GTGTCCCTCATCCTGTCGGCCCGCGCGAGCGGCAACGCCGTGCTGGATCGACGGTTGTCCGCTGAGTTGCTCGACTCCGTGAAGCCCCTCATCCGCCGCATCGTCGGGGCCCTCTTGCCCATCGCGGGCTCGTTGTCGCCTGATGACCTCGCGCAAGTTGCCTCCATGGCGATGCTTCGCGCGGTGTCCAAGTACGACGCCACGAGGGGGCGCCAGTCGTTCGGCCAGGTTGCCTACTTCCGGGCTCGGGCTGCTTGCGAGCAGTACGCGCGCTTGCACGGCACCGACGTTCACCTGAGCGACGGCGCACACAAGCGTCGCACCGTGCGTTCACTCCACAGCAACGAAGGCAACGTCGTCCGCGTCCACCGCATGGACATGCCGTCTCATTTCTCGGACGGTGCTTCGGCCGATGACTCGTGGGTCGACGAGTTGGAATCCGCACTCCGCGAGATGTCGTGCCTGGAGCCCGACGGGTACACGCCCGAAGCCGAGCTGCTGGCGGCTGAGCGGCGAGCGCTGGTGTTCGATGCCGTGCGGCGACTGGCCCCTGAACAGCGGGAGCTTGTCTCACGCGTCTTCGGCCTCAATCGCCCGGCGCAGTCGGTGCGCTCCGTGGCGGAAGCTTGGGGCGCGCCGAAGAGCCGCGTTGACCGGATGCTCGCGCGTGCGCTGGATGAACTGCGCGAGCTGGTTGTCTGCTCGGGAAAAAGATGA
- the istA gene encoding IS21 family transposase: MGNVLSDEKKQQVIALGRLGWSLRRIEDATGVRRETASGYLKAAGVGIRPPRRWGKSKPANEGTTEASEPEAEAAGAKPANEGTTDSMPRSRAGVRHVSASIVAPYVELVRQRLEVGRNGRAIYEELVDTQGYTGSYISVRRFVRALRDSQGPEAKAVIHTTPGEEAQVDYGEGPMVRHPETGKYRRTRMFVMTLGYSRKSVRLLCWKSSSRAWAQLHEEAFRRLGGVTRTVVLDNLREGVLSPDVYEPALNPLFRDVLAHYGATALPARVRHPDRKGKVESAVGHAQRTPLKGLRFESLEAAQVYLDAWEAKWADTRIHGTTKRQVAAMFGEERPWLLALPVEPFRYYAYGERVVHLDGHVEVDGAYYSVPPGHIGRKLHVQWDSLHVRLLLPATGQLLREHTRAPRGHHRTREEDRPSHAPRTTVQLLERAARAGRGVAALCAEVHRREGEVGTRRILGVLSLVKKHGAAALDDACEVALEVGVPTYRFVRRYLERRTPTPVTLRQVDPLIRELTHYRDVIVRLTQPTPHPGDTET; the protein is encoded by the coding sequence ATGGGCAACGTCTTGAGCGACGAGAAGAAGCAGCAGGTCATCGCCCTGGGGCGGTTGGGTTGGAGTCTGAGACGTATCGAGGATGCGACGGGGGTGCGCCGTGAGACGGCCAGCGGCTACCTGAAGGCCGCGGGCGTGGGCATCCGTCCACCGCGCCGGTGGGGCAAGTCAAAACCGGCCAATGAGGGGACCACCGAGGCGAGTGAGCCGGAGGCCGAGGCCGCCGGAGCAAAACCGGCCAATGAGGGGACCACCGACTCCATGCCGCGCAGCCGAGCCGGAGTCCGGCACGTATCGGCGAGCATCGTCGCGCCCTACGTCGAGCTGGTGCGGCAGCGGCTGGAGGTGGGCCGCAACGGGCGCGCCATCTACGAGGAGCTCGTCGACACGCAGGGCTACACGGGCAGCTACATTAGCGTGCGCCGCTTCGTCCGGGCGTTGCGCGACAGCCAGGGCCCGGAGGCCAAGGCCGTCATCCACACAACGCCGGGCGAGGAAGCGCAGGTGGACTATGGGGAGGGGCCCATGGTGCGCCACCCGGAGACGGGGAAATACCGGCGCACGCGCATGTTCGTCATGACGCTGGGCTACAGCCGCAAGTCAGTGCGGCTGTTGTGCTGGAAGTCCTCCAGCCGCGCGTGGGCGCAGTTGCACGAGGAGGCCTTCCGGCGGCTGGGAGGCGTGACGCGCACGGTGGTGCTGGACAACCTGCGTGAGGGGGTGCTTTCGCCCGACGTCTACGAGCCGGCCCTCAATCCGCTCTTCCGGGACGTGCTGGCCCACTACGGGGCCACGGCCCTGCCGGCCCGAGTCCGCCACCCGGACAGGAAGGGGAAGGTGGAGTCTGCGGTGGGCCACGCGCAGCGCACGCCGCTGAAGGGCCTGCGCTTCGAGTCGCTGGAGGCCGCCCAGGTCTACCTCGACGCGTGGGAGGCGAAGTGGGCGGACACCCGAATCCACGGCACCACCAAGCGCCAGGTGGCCGCCATGTTCGGCGAGGAGCGCCCATGGCTGCTGGCCCTGCCCGTGGAGCCCTTCCGCTACTACGCCTACGGTGAGCGAGTGGTGCACCTGGACGGGCACGTCGAGGTGGACGGCGCGTACTACTCGGTGCCCCCGGGACACATCGGCCGCAAGCTGCACGTGCAGTGGGACAGCCTCCACGTCCGCCTGCTGCTGCCCGCTACGGGGCAACTGCTCCGGGAGCACACCCGGGCCCCTCGCGGCCACCACCGCACACGCGAGGAGGACAGGCCTTCCCACGCGCCGCGCACCACCGTGCAACTTCTCGAGCGCGCCGCCAGGGCCGGACGCGGCGTCGCCGCCCTTTGCGCCGAGGTGCACCGCCGAGAAGGAGAGGTGGGCACCCGCCGCATCCTGGGCGTGCTGTCCCTGGTGAAGAAGCACGGCGCCGCTGCCCTGGACGACGCCTGCGAGGTGGCTCTCGAGGTGGGCGTCCCCACCTACCGCTTCGTGCGCCGCTACCTCGAAAGACGCACGCCCACTCCCGTCACCCTGCGCCAGGTCGACCCGCTCATCCGCGAGCTCACCCACTACCGCGACGTCATCGTCCGTCTGACTCAACCCACCCCTCACCCAGGAGACACCGAGACATGA